Proteins encoded together in one Chitinophaga varians window:
- a CDS encoding helix-turn-helix transcriptional regulator, whose product MRLIQHDDLFIRHFQAGEWPFELHNHNHFELIFIHHGAGTHQLNGETFRYAGPCVYALAPEDEHIIYIEQETKFTVLKFTNVYLGQQLQAAAKELWEQRFQQLIVATRSHGIPAALPEALARIGNVMLVIAAEWTLRPVPSNEGVLHLIRGVLAMLAELLTETQQGPLRSVALTKAMHYIHTHIATPEQLQQEVMAPALQMGKARLQGLFKHELGTSVRDYINEYKSRQIENKLRYSDMSIKEIAVSYGFGDLSHLNKFFRKMKGVNPRSYRAQYKSGEDA is encoded by the coding sequence ATGAGATTGATCCAGCACGACGATTTGTTTATCCGGCATTTCCAGGCAGGGGAGTGGCCCTTTGAACTACATAACCACAACCATTTTGAACTGATCTTTATTCATCACGGAGCAGGTACGCACCAGCTGAACGGAGAGACTTTCCGTTATGCCGGCCCTTGTGTGTATGCGCTGGCGCCGGAAGATGAGCACATCATTTATATTGAGCAGGAGACGAAATTCACGGTACTGAAATTTACCAACGTATATCTCGGACAGCAGTTGCAGGCTGCCGCCAAAGAACTGTGGGAGCAACGTTTTCAGCAGCTGATCGTTGCCACGCGCTCGCATGGCATACCGGCGGCGTTGCCGGAAGCGCTGGCCCGCATCGGTAACGTGATGCTGGTCATTGCGGCGGAATGGACGTTGCGCCCGGTGCCTTCCAACGAGGGCGTGTTACATCTGATACGTGGCGTGCTGGCGATGCTGGCGGAGCTGCTCACAGAAACGCAGCAGGGGCCGCTGCGGTCTGTAGCGCTTACAAAGGCCATGCACTACATCCACACACATATTGCCACTCCTGAACAGCTGCAGCAGGAGGTGATGGCGCCGGCGCTGCAAATGGGAAAGGCGCGGTTACAGGGATTGTTTAAACACGAGCTGGGCACTTCTGTCCGGGATTATATCAATGAATATAAAAGCCGGCAGATCGAAAATAAGCTCCGTTACAGTGATATGAGTATCAAGGAAATCGCCGTCAGCTACGGGTTTGGTGATCTCAGTCACCTGAATAAATTCTTCCGGAAAATGAAAGGCGTGAACCCCCGTTCTTACCGGGCGCAGTATAAATCAGGTGAGGACGCCTGA
- a CDS encoding MFS transporter: MKTTPYHPFTVPLMAISAGVTVANIYYNQPILNDISAATGATAGEAGRVSTLAQLGYGLGMFFVVPLGDKLDRRKLITGLTSLLFFSLLLLSFARSIQQICLLSFFVGIGSTPAQILLPMSATISTGDRGKTVGRVFAGILIGILGARVVAGAVSDLLGWRYVFAISALLVLIVTVLLYRYLPVIPPKFQGSYPQLLSSTVKLIGEYSVLRQAALLGAFTFGTFCSFWTTLTFHLSAAPLHYSASRIGLFGLIAIGGALAAPLFGKLADKGQVYKSLFLTVSMVIVSILLLKIFPHSILLLSVSIFLLDVGVQATQITNFTRIYSLHEHAHSRLNTVYMTAYFMGAALGTSCGVAAWQYGGWDMATWQLLLWSVIALVIVGWSARAQSRAVPAEQ; this comes from the coding sequence ATGAAAACAACGCCTTACCATCCATTCACGGTCCCGCTGATGGCTATTTCCGCCGGGGTGACAGTGGCCAATATTTACTACAACCAGCCTATCCTGAATGATATCAGCGCCGCCACCGGCGCTACTGCCGGTGAAGCGGGAAGGGTCTCCACCCTTGCCCAGCTGGGTTATGGACTGGGCATGTTTTTCGTAGTGCCGCTGGGCGATAAGCTGGACCGCAGAAAACTGATCACCGGCCTGACCAGCCTGCTGTTCTTCTCTTTGCTGCTGTTGAGTTTTGCGCGTAGCATACAGCAGATCTGCCTGCTCAGCTTTTTCGTCGGCATCGGTTCTACGCCGGCACAGATACTGCTGCCTATGTCAGCCACCATCAGCACAGGCGACAGGGGTAAAACGGTCGGACGTGTGTTTGCCGGTATTCTCATCGGCATACTGGGCGCGCGGGTGGTAGCGGGCGCCGTATCCGATCTGCTGGGCTGGCGTTATGTATTTGCCATATCGGCGTTGCTGGTGCTTATTGTGACAGTGCTCCTGTACCGTTACCTGCCGGTGATACCTCCAAAATTCCAGGGCAGTTATCCCCAACTGTTATCCTCTACTGTAAAACTCATCGGGGAATACAGCGTATTACGCCAGGCCGCGCTGCTGGGCGCTTTTACGTTTGGGACGTTCTGTTCTTTCTGGACAACGCTGACTTTTCACCTGAGCGCGGCGCCGTTGCATTATTCCGCCTCGCGTATCGGATTGTTTGGTCTGATCGCTATCGGCGGCGCACTGGCGGCCCCTCTCTTCGGTAAACTGGCAGACAAGGGACAGGTTTACAAATCGCTGTTCCTGACCGTGTCGATGGTCATTGTCAGTATTCTGCTGCTGAAGATATTTCCTCATTCCATACTGTTGTTGTCTGTCAGCATCTTCCTGCTGGACGTAGGCGTACAGGCCACACAGATCACTAATTTCACCCGGATATACAGCTTGCACGAACACGCCCACAGCAGGCTCAATACCGTATATATGACAGCCTATTTTATGGGCGCGGCCCTGGGCACCTCCTGTGGTGTGGCAGCGTGGCAGTATGGCGGCTGGGACATGGCCACCTGGCAATTGTTGTTATGGAGCGTAATAGCCCTGGTCATTGTAGGATGGTCTGCCAGGGCGCAATCCCGCGCAGTACCTGCGGAGCAATAA
- a CDS encoding class I SAM-dependent methyltransferase — translation MSQTDPFRQISRGIYTCLEQTTGASYDFKAGYYERLVSTHWFNRLFWDTSRNDYQEFAAKGILRTAGTVLDIGCGGLAQTSQLYRATGNDCILLDRSVEMLKIARARLSADNGRLPSNIQLLQGDAFQLPFPDHTFDTVCSFGTIHLFDNKRAFVDEALRVLKPGGRCYFYSMTSERKISRIFMSSLRLVHEFGEVYSAAQTLSLFHQRPLLVSSHLIGSTIFMEGLKTK, via the coding sequence GTGAGCCAAACAGACCCATTCCGCCAGATATCGCGCGGCATCTACACCTGCCTGGAACAGACTACCGGTGCGTCCTATGATTTTAAAGCAGGTTATTACGAGCGGCTGGTCAGTACCCACTGGTTCAATCGCCTCTTCTGGGACACCTCCCGCAACGATTACCAGGAGTTTGCGGCCAAAGGAATTCTACGTACAGCCGGCACCGTATTGGACATCGGTTGTGGCGGCCTTGCACAAACATCGCAGCTGTACCGGGCCACCGGCAATGACTGCATACTGCTGGACCGCTCCGTCGAAATGCTTAAGATAGCCCGGGCCAGGCTCTCTGCCGATAACGGCAGGTTGCCTTCCAATATACAGCTGCTGCAAGGCGACGCCTTTCAGTTACCTTTTCCCGACCATACCTTTGATACCGTATGCAGCTTTGGCACCATTCATCTGTTTGACAACAAACGGGCGTTTGTGGACGAAGCCTTGCGGGTGCTGAAACCCGGCGGTAGATGTTACTTCTATTCCATGACGAGCGAGCGGAAGATCAGCCGCATTTTTATGTCTTCCCTGCGGCTGGTGCATGAATTCGGCGAAGTATACTCTGCGGCGCAAACGCTGTCATTGTTTCATCAGCGGCCGTTGCTCGTCAGCAGTCATCTGATCGGTAGTACTATATTCATGGAGGGACTGAAAACGAAATAG
- a CDS encoding Crp/Fnr family transcriptional regulator, with protein sequence MQRMHELLRQQVNITEEDWRTFSACFEPKTYPAKTFYLQAGETENYLTFVESGVVRFYVEAANGDETTVGFAFDGWFMCVYSSFYTREPSRYYGETITETKLWRIHYDDMQRMYDQLRVVDRIGRLATEQMLLIKSERELSLLTKTAEERYLDLLSKSPQLFRYVPLKHLASYIGITPQALSRIRKRIS encoded by the coding sequence ATGCAACGCATGCACGAACTTCTCCGTCAACAGGTAAATATCACTGAAGAAGACTGGCGCACTTTTTCTGCCTGCTTTGAACCTAAAACCTATCCGGCTAAAACTTTCTATCTGCAGGCAGGGGAAACGGAGAACTATCTCACCTTCGTGGAAAGCGGTGTGGTACGTTTTTATGTAGAAGCTGCCAATGGCGATGAAACGACCGTCGGATTTGCTTTTGACGGCTGGTTCATGTGCGTGTACAGTTCGTTCTATACCCGCGAGCCTTCGCGTTATTACGGCGAAACCATCACTGAAACAAAGTTGTGGCGTATTCACTACGACGATATGCAACGGATGTACGACCAGCTGCGGGTCGTGGACCGGATAGGCCGGCTGGCAACGGAACAAATGCTGCTCATCAAATCAGAACGGGAACTGTCATTGCTGACGAAGACGGCGGAGGAGCGTTACCTGGACCTGCTCAGCAAGTCCCCGCAGCTGTTCCGTTATGTGCCCCTCAAGCACCTGGCTTCCTATATCGGCATTACCCCGCAGGCGCTCAGCCGTATCCGCAAACGGATTTCTTAA
- a CDS encoding NUDIX hydrolase, translated as MKYIDCVGLIVVENRELMLAFSKNKNAWYLPGGKVDAGETPLQAMQREIREELNMDLPADSLHWYYHITAPAFGENNVEMRQNCFLHQLRQTPQPSAEIGAVRFFSLETYRKEQHQVRGVLLAFEKLQQDGLVD; from the coding sequence ATGAAGTACATAGATTGTGTTGGCCTTATCGTAGTGGAAAACAGAGAGCTGATGCTGGCTTTCAGTAAAAACAAAAATGCCTGGTACCTGCCCGGCGGGAAAGTGGACGCCGGCGAAACACCGCTGCAAGCCATGCAACGGGAAATAAGAGAAGAGCTGAATATGGACCTCCCTGCTGACAGCCTGCATTGGTACTATCACATTACCGCCCCGGCTTTCGGCGAAAACAATGTGGAGATGCGGCAAAACTGTTTCCTGCATCAGTTGCGGCAAACACCGCAGCCATCAGCGGAAATAGGCGCCGTGCGTTTCTTCAGCCTCGAAACATACCGAAAAGAACAGCATCAGGTACGCGGTGTATTGCTGGCATTTGAAAAACTGCAACAGGACGGCCTGGTGGATTAA
- a CDS encoding peroxiredoxin encodes METDLTYLPPNLPVPTDDGACDHLDGLQIPDIQLAATDGTMLRLRNIPGRLVIYCYPMTGPSHIPLPPGWDEIPGARGCTPQACSFRDHYQELQQLQTTVFGMSTQSPEMQRSERERIHLPFHLLSDEHRHFSEALRLPVHMVDSLILIKRLTLVFENGYIRKHFYPVFPPDKHIDEVLAYLKATAV; translated from the coding sequence ATGGAAACAGATCTGACGTACCTGCCGCCCAACCTGCCCGTCCCAACAGATGACGGCGCCTGTGATCATCTCGACGGATTACAAATACCGGATATACAATTAGCTGCCACAGACGGCACGATGCTGCGCCTGCGGAATATCCCCGGGAGACTGGTCATTTATTGTTATCCGATGACAGGGCCCTCCCATATCCCATTGCCCCCCGGATGGGACGAGATACCCGGCGCCCGCGGATGCACACCGCAGGCCTGTTCCTTCCGTGACCACTATCAGGAGCTGCAACAGTTACAGACAACTGTCTTCGGCATGAGCACGCAGTCACCGGAAATGCAGCGCTCCGAACGGGAACGCATACACTTGCCTTTTCACCTGCTGAGCGATGAGCACCGGCATTTCAGCGAAGCACTCAGGCTACCTGTGCATATGGTGGACTCACTCATTCTCATCAAAAGACTGACGCTGGTCTTTGAAAATGGTTACATCCGCAAACATTTTTATCCTGTATTTCCGCCGGACAAACATATCGATGAAGTGCTGGCTTACCTGAAAGCAACCGCTGTATAA
- a CDS encoding GNAT family N-acetyltransferase codes for MTTEETYEQADPQIVETWLKGWSLARELPPPIADHGGLRVDVGWPDQQKRYVFSALGPGLFHFANTIFQPAVFLKVCAPASLVRPVLPPRWEIQRPGFMMTCSLPVHPPGVRLPEGYTLTVTTTSAGPAATIYTADGETAASGLLAIVDDYTIYDRIATTPAHQRRGLGSAVMNALTMEAVSRGFKKGILVATPAGKALYETLGWKLYSLYTTAVIPQP; via the coding sequence ATGACAACAGAAGAAACATATGAGCAAGCAGACCCTCAGATAGTGGAAACATGGCTGAAAGGTTGGTCACTGGCGCGGGAACTCCCACCTCCAATAGCCGACCACGGCGGACTCCGGGTAGATGTAGGATGGCCAGACCAGCAAAAACGGTACGTTTTTTCTGCACTTGGCCCCGGTCTGTTTCACTTCGCCAACACCATTTTCCAACCGGCGGTTTTTCTGAAAGTATGTGCGCCGGCCTCCCTCGTAAGACCCGTACTGCCTCCCCGCTGGGAGATACAGCGCCCCGGATTCATGATGACCTGCTCCCTGCCTGTTCACCCTCCAGGGGTGCGGCTTCCTGAAGGATACACCCTTACTGTTACCACCACCAGCGCCGGCCCCGCAGCCACCATATACACTGCCGACGGCGAAACAGCCGCCAGTGGCCTGCTGGCTATCGTTGACGACTATACTATTTACGACCGCATCGCCACCACGCCTGCACATCAGCGCCGCGGACTGGGAAGCGCCGTTATGAACGCCCTCACCATGGAAGCCGTCTCGCGTGGCTTCAAAAAGGGCATACTCGTGGCTACACCTGCCGGCAAAGCACTGTATGAAACGCTCGGCTGGAAATTGTACTCATTATACACCACTGCAGTTATCCCGCAACCCTGA
- a CDS encoding oleate hydratase: MHDSNKHAYFVGGGLASLAAAVYLIEDAGFKGENIHIIEALPILGGSNDGAGAKQEGFVCRGGRMLNEETYENFWDLTSRIPSLEMPNISVKDEILAFDHANPTHAKARLIDKYGKILDVHSMGFDHDDRMKMLKLFFTDENELDHMTIREWFGDHFFTTNFWYMWQTTFAWQEWSSLFEFRRYMNRMILEFSRIDTLEGVTRTPYNQYESVILPIKKHLDKFGVDYSLKRTVTDLIFKDDNGITVTAIQYQDADGQTGSIALQEGDLCFFTNGCITDNSDNGDYKTPARYLPDNPPSFALWKKIALKKPRLGNPDPFFGKPDETKWYSFTATFRGNKMLKLIEAFSGNKPGSGALMTFKDSSWRMSIVVAAQPHFKAQGEDTTIFWGYGLYPDKTGDFVQKRMIDCTGEEILTELLHHLHFEQHETEIKESVVNVIPVMMPYIDALFQPHAKSDRPPVVPRGSTNLAMISQFVEIPQDMVFTEEYSVRAARTAVYTLLNIDREVAPVTPYNRRPDVLAKAVHTAYR, from the coding sequence ATGCACGATAGCAACAAACACGCCTATTTTGTAGGCGGAGGCCTCGCTTCATTGGCCGCAGCCGTTTACCTGATTGAAGACGCTGGTTTCAAAGGAGAAAACATTCACATCATCGAAGCACTGCCCATTCTAGGCGGCAGCAACGACGGCGCCGGCGCCAAACAGGAGGGCTTTGTATGCCGTGGTGGCAGAATGCTTAACGAAGAAACATATGAGAATTTCTGGGACCTCACCAGCCGCATTCCCTCCCTCGAAATGCCCAATATCTCCGTAAAAGACGAAATACTGGCCTTCGACCATGCCAATCCCACCCACGCCAAAGCAAGACTGATCGATAAATACGGTAAAATCCTCGACGTGCATTCCATGGGCTTCGATCATGACGACCGGATGAAGATGCTCAAACTCTTCTTCACCGACGAAAATGAACTGGACCATATGACCATCCGCGAGTGGTTCGGCGACCACTTTTTCACCACCAATTTCTGGTACATGTGGCAAACCACGTTCGCATGGCAGGAATGGTCCAGCCTCTTCGAGTTCAGAAGATACATGAACCGCATGATCCTGGAGTTTTCCAGGATAGACACGCTGGAAGGTGTCACCAGAACGCCGTACAACCAATATGAATCCGTCATCCTTCCCATCAAAAAACACCTCGACAAATTCGGGGTCGATTACTCCCTGAAAAGGACCGTGACCGATCTTATTTTCAAAGACGACAACGGTATAACGGTAACGGCTATACAATATCAGGACGCCGACGGACAAACAGGCAGTATCGCGCTACAGGAAGGTGATCTCTGTTTCTTCACGAACGGCTGCATCACGGACAACTCCGATAATGGCGACTATAAAACGCCGGCCCGGTACCTGCCGGACAATCCGCCTTCTTTTGCGCTGTGGAAAAAGATTGCGCTTAAAAAACCACGCCTCGGTAATCCGGACCCTTTCTTCGGCAAACCCGATGAAACAAAATGGTATTCCTTTACCGCCACCTTCCGGGGCAACAAAATGCTGAAGCTCATAGAAGCCTTCTCCGGCAACAAACCCGGCAGCGGCGCACTGATGACCTTCAAAGATTCCTCCTGGCGGATGTCTATCGTGGTGGCAGCGCAACCGCATTTTAAAGCGCAGGGCGAGGATACCACCATCTTCTGGGGCTACGGCCTCTATCCCGACAAAACGGGCGATTTTGTGCAGAAAAGAATGATCGACTGCACCGGGGAAGAAATCCTCACCGAGTTGCTACACCACCTGCATTTTGAACAACATGAAACTGAAATCAAAGAGAGCGTAGTGAACGTCATCCCCGTTATGATGCCCTACATCGATGCGTTGTTTCAGCCACATGCCAAGTCCGACCGGCCGCCGGTAGTGCCCAGGGGTTCCACCAACCTCGCTATGATCAGCCAGTTTGTGGAGATACCGCAGGACATGGTATTTACAGAGGAATACTCCGTAAGGGCCGCCCGCACTGCTGTGTACACGTTGCTCAACATAGACAGGGAAGTGGCGCCTGTAACACCTTACAACCGCCGTCCTGATGTGCTGGCCAAAGCCGTACACACCGCTTACCGTTAA
- a CDS encoding 3-hydroxyacyl-CoA dehydrogenase yields the protein MNIKTVTVAGSGVLGAQIAFQSAVHQYQVNVYDISDAVLEKAKATFQQLAGAYQRDLHLEKADTDTALGRIRYFTDLAAAVKGADLLIEAIPENPSIKMEFYQKLAAVADPDTIFATNSSTLLPSQFAAATGRPDRFLSLHFANEIWKHNTAEIMGHPGTGKAAFDTVVAFAKSIGMVALPLHKEQPGYIVNSLLVPLLDAATTLLVRGVADVETIDKTWMVATGAPLGPFGILDVVGLTTAYNITNMAADKTKDPEKAKAAAFLKENFIDKGKLGTATGEGFYKYPDPAYRQPGFLK from the coding sequence ATGAATATAAAAACAGTTACCGTGGCCGGCAGCGGCGTATTAGGCGCCCAGATAGCCTTTCAGTCCGCAGTCCATCAGTACCAGGTCAATGTGTATGACATCAGCGACGCAGTGCTCGAAAAAGCCAAAGCCACTTTTCAACAGCTGGCAGGCGCCTATCAGCGTGACCTTCACCTGGAAAAAGCAGACACTGACACTGCGTTGGGCCGTATCCGTTACTTCACCGATCTGGCAGCCGCCGTTAAAGGCGCCGATCTGCTAATAGAAGCCATCCCGGAAAACCCGTCCATCAAAATGGAGTTCTACCAAAAACTGGCTGCCGTGGCAGACCCGGACACTATTTTCGCCACCAACTCCTCCACCCTGCTGCCCAGCCAGTTTGCTGCCGCCACCGGAAGACCGGACCGTTTCCTGTCACTTCATTTTGCCAATGAAATATGGAAACACAATACGGCAGAAATCATGGGGCATCCCGGCACAGGCAAAGCGGCCTTTGATACCGTAGTAGCCTTTGCCAAATCTATTGGCATGGTGGCACTTCCGCTGCACAAAGAACAACCCGGTTATATCGTCAACTCTCTGCTGGTGCCGCTGTTGGATGCCGCTACCACGCTGCTGGTAAGAGGCGTGGCCGATGTGGAGACCATCGACAAGACATGGATGGTGGCCACCGGCGCACCTTTGGGGCCGTTCGGCATACTGGACGTCGTGGGGCTCACCACTGCCTACAACATCACCAATATGGCCGCTGACAAAACCAAAGATCCGGAAAAGGCAAAAGCAGCCGCCTTCCTGAAAGAAAACTTTATCGACAAAGGAAAACTCGGCACCGCCACCGGAGAGGGCTTCTATAAGTACCCCGATCCGGCTTACAGGCAACCCGGCTTCCTGAAATAA
- a CDS encoding cytochrome c oxidase subunit 2A: protein MQESNNQEKFVPRGAIAFFALLVVLGLIIWFGIYFLMLSRI, encoded by the coding sequence ATGCAAGAATCCAACAACCAGGAAAAATTCGTTCCCCGGGGCGCCATCGCCTTCTTCGCGCTGCTGGTGGTATTAGGACTGATAATATGGTTCGGCATCTATTTCCTCATGCTTTCCAGGATATAA
- a CDS encoding cbb3-type cytochrome c oxidase subunit I, whose protein sequence is MNVSRYLRNIILAELFVPVLLLTIGIYHGLMQVIYRAGVIHQASVAKLDYYQGLTLHGVINAIVLTTFFAVAFGHATIAFFLKREPGRKASMLSLVLMIVGTLMAAAAILSGKASVLYTFYPPLKAHPAFYIGTAMLIVGSWVAYWDWAVVYVRWKREHREENTPLAVIGTLVNFTIWFVCTLAVAYEVLVLLVPWSLGWTAGVNVMLARTLFWFFGHALVYFWLLPAYIMFYTMLPKLAGGKLYSGTAGRIAFFLFLLFSIPIGVHHQFGDPSIGRGIKLTQSLLTFAVAIPSFITAFTIAASLEHASWLRGGKGLYSWIWKLPFFRKDVFLFGYLINGLILFIFGGLTGLVNASYSLNNTVHNTAFIPGHFHLTVAGPVFLAILGMSIFLVSQLTGKKIYLPAINTIIPYLWTVGVLIFSAGLMWGGLMGEPRRTNMGLTYLNPASEQYHPYWVISSMLGLAGGGIMFAAGFLYFIVFFGTFLRKRSAEPMIDFPVSESLHEEKRIPLFDTFRPWLILMGFILFMTYLPAISDALNNTGKKAPPYLPTDPTPIVHKKP, encoded by the coding sequence ATGAATGTAAGCAGATACCTCAGGAACATCATCCTTGCAGAACTGTTTGTACCGGTATTGTTACTCACCATTGGCATTTATCACGGGTTGATGCAGGTGATTTACCGGGCCGGCGTGATCCACCAGGCTTCGGTGGCAAAGCTGGACTACTACCAGGGCCTCACGCTGCATGGTGTGATCAATGCCATTGTGCTCACTACTTTTTTTGCAGTGGCCTTTGGTCATGCTACCATCGCCTTTTTCCTGAAGCGTGAACCGGGGCGTAAAGCGTCCATGCTGTCTTTGGTACTGATGATAGTCGGCACGCTGATGGCCGCTGCCGCCATATTATCGGGCAAAGCATCGGTACTCTATACTTTCTATCCGCCATTAAAAGCACATCCGGCATTTTATATCGGCACTGCCATGCTGATCGTTGGTTCCTGGGTAGCTTACTGGGACTGGGCCGTGGTATATGTGCGGTGGAAGAGGGAACACCGGGAAGAGAATACGCCGCTGGCCGTGATCGGCACGCTGGTCAATTTCACCATCTGGTTCGTATGTACGTTGGCGGTAGCTTATGAAGTGCTTGTATTACTGGTGCCCTGGAGCCTGGGGTGGACCGCCGGCGTAAACGTGATGCTGGCCCGTACCCTGTTCTGGTTCTTTGGCCATGCCCTGGTATATTTCTGGCTCCTCCCCGCCTATATCATGTTTTACACCATGCTGCCCAAACTGGCCGGCGGTAAACTCTACTCCGGCACCGCAGGGCGCATTGCCTTTTTCCTTTTCCTGTTGTTTTCCATTCCCATTGGCGTACATCACCAGTTTGGCGACCCTTCCATCGGCCGGGGCATCAAGCTCACCCAGTCACTGCTTACCTTTGCCGTGGCCATTCCCAGCTTTATTACCGCTTTTACCATTGCCGCTTCGCTGGAACATGCCTCCTGGCTGCGGGGTGGTAAAGGGTTATACAGCTGGATATGGAAACTGCCGTTCTTCCGGAAAGACGTGTTTCTCTTCGGATACCTCATCAATGGGCTGATCCTCTTTATTTTCGGCGGACTGACGGGGCTGGTCAACGCTTCCTATTCCCTGAACAACACGGTACATAATACCGCCTTTATACCCGGACATTTTCATCTCACCGTAGCCGGCCCGGTATTCCTGGCCATCCTGGGCATGTCGATTTTCCTGGTATCGCAGCTCACCGGTAAAAAGATATACCTGCCGGCTATTAATACTATTATACCTTATCTGTGGACCGTGGGCGTACTGATTTTTTCCGCCGGGCTCATGTGGGGCGGACTGATGGGAGAACCGCGCCGTACCAATATGGGCCTCACTTACCTCAATCCCGCCAGTGAACAGTACCATCCGTACTGGGTTATTTCCAGCATGCTGGGACTCGCCGGCGGCGGCATTATGTTTGCCGCAGGCTTTTTATATTTCATCGTGTTCTTCGGTACTTTCCTGCGCAAGCGCAGCGCCGAGCCGATGATCGATTTCCCGGTGAGCGAAAGCCTGCATGAGGAAAAACGAATTCCCTTGTTCGATACCTTCCGGCCGTGGCTCATCCTGATGGGTTTCATACTCTTCATGACTTATCTGCCGGCCATTTCCGATGCGTTGAACAACACCGGTAAAAAGGCGCCGCCTTATTTACCGACCGACCCCACGCCCATCGTGCATAAAAAACCATGA
- a CDS encoding SCO family protein — MHHRFRHILYSWKTAAALLICVPLLAYSLVRWTEDRYAPLPWYGPNNTIVSSPQQAAVLPAFAFTDQYGDTVTNTRLQQHITIANYFFTSCPVVCPAMMHQLQRVYAAAGSDTGVAFLSLTVDPVRDSSAALLRYSRRFALPAKGWALLTGDKPSLYRFARKGLYITATDGDGGPDDFIHSENIVLLDQQQHIRGYYQGTSASAVDQLIRDIKKLQHEQ, encoded by the coding sequence ATGCATCACCGCTTCCGGCACATATTGTATTCCTGGAAGACAGCGGCGGCGCTGCTGATCTGCGTGCCGTTACTGGCTTACAGCCTCGTGCGGTGGACAGAAGACCGTTATGCCCCCCTGCCATGGTACGGCCCCAACAACACTATCGTCAGCAGTCCGCAACAGGCAGCGGTATTGCCCGCATTCGCCTTTACCGATCAATACGGGGATACAGTGACGAATACACGGTTACAGCAGCATATCACCATAGCGAACTATTTCTTTACTTCCTGCCCGGTGGTATGTCCAGCGATGATGCACCAACTGCAACGGGTATACGCTGCTGCCGGAAGTGATACAGGCGTTGCTTTCCTGTCCCTGACAGTAGACCCCGTGCGGGACAGCAGCGCCGCGTTACTGCGGTACAGCCGGCGGTTTGCCTTGCCAGCCAAAGGCTGGGCGCTCCTCACCGGTGATAAACCATCGCTCTACCGCTTCGCCCGAAAAGGCCTTTACATCACGGCCACCGACGGCGACGGAGGACCGGACGATTTCATCCACAGTGAAAATATCGTATTGCTCGACCAGCAACAACATATCAGAGGTTATTATCAAGGCACGTCCGCATCAGCTGTAGACCAGCTGATCAGGGACATCAAAAAACTGCAACATGAACAGTAA
- a CDS encoding c-type cytochrome has product MNSKLIGLILLLYCFSAKAANPAEGKKLFQARCASCHNVNKKLTGPALAGVDQRHSEEWIIRFVKASQSMVKAGDKEALAVYNANNQVAMPDHPDLSDDMIRDILAYVKEEAGKAPQADAAPFSRPGQKEPNLMPLSIYNFPFMIAYIVLVVIIVILLIFLVNVKGYEHHMEEKKKE; this is encoded by the coding sequence ATGAACAGTAAACTGATCGGCCTAATATTATTGCTATACTGCTTCTCCGCGAAGGCCGCCAATCCGGCAGAAGGTAAAAAACTGTTTCAGGCGCGCTGCGCCTCCTGTCATAACGTGAATAAAAAACTGACCGGCCCCGCCCTTGCCGGGGTAGACCAGCGCCACAGCGAAGAATGGATCATCCGCTTTGTGAAAGCGTCCCAGAGTATGGTAAAAGCAGGTGATAAAGAAGCGTTGGCCGTATATAATGCCAATAACCAGGTAGCGATGCCGGACCATCCCGATCTTTCAGACGACATGATCCGCGACATCCTGGCCTATGTAAAAGAAGAAGCCGGAAAAGCGCCGCAGGCCGATGCAGCGCCTTTCTCCAGGCCAGGACAGAAAGAACCCAACCTGATGCCCCTCAGTATCTATAATTTTCCTTTTATGATCGCCTACATCGTACTGGTGGTGATCATTGTGATCCTGTTGATATTCTTAGTCAATGTAAAAGGCTATGAGCATCACATGGAAGAAAAAAAGAAAGAATAA